The Euphorbia lathyris chromosome 2, ddEupLath1.1, whole genome shotgun sequence genome includes a window with the following:
- the LOC136216993 gene encoding uncharacterized protein has product MFDGAGQLGVPLPACLPETVEGFIELAYLPRSFRGYSWWHCHIDIFAQLPMCEGCSEVHSLLLGVALGNQPGFEPGNASIGFVFDFVDPSAAYGSFALWLPMAGKIN; this is encoded by the exons ATGTTTGATGGTGCCGGTCAACTTGGCGTTCCACTGCCTGCCTGCTTGCCTGAGACCGTAGAGGGCTTTATTGAGCTTGCATACTTGCCGAGGTCTTTCCGAGGATACTCCTGGTGGCATTGCCATATAGACATCTTCGCTCAGCTCCCCAT GTGCGAAGGTTGCAGTGAAGTCCACTCCCTCTTGTTGGGTGTAGCCCTTGGCAACCAACCTGGCTTTGAACCTGGCAATGCTTCCATCGGATTTGTGTTTGATTTTGTAGACCCATCGGCAGCCTATGGGTCTTTTGCCCTTTG GCTCCCGATGGCAGGAAAGATTAATTGA